Genomic window (Primulina eburnea isolate SZY01 chromosome 8, ASM2296580v1, whole genome shotgun sequence):
tttttaaaaaataaaaataatgaaaaattggAAATATGTTaatcacattttaaaataagattaaacccctaaaaaatattttataggtaaaaacttgtgtgagacggtgtcacgagtcgtattttgtgagagagatatcttatttggatcatatatgaaaaaatattaatttttatactaagagcgtgtttggttgagtggattaaataaggatagattaatagtcaaatatttatcgttaaaattttaagatgttttaataatcattttgacccggtttaagatccaattttattaatcaaatagttatacataaaattggatcttaaatcgggtcaaaattattattaaaacaacttaaaattttaacgataaatatttgactattaatctatccttagttaatctactcaaccaaacacactctaagagtattattttttattatgaatatcgatacTATTAGAcatatctcacagataaagattcgttatatcatatttgaataaaaaattgtacATGAGATGTATAGATTCCTTTTGTACCATTAGCATGTTATATATGGCAACTTTGTgtacaaatttaaatatttgatcGATATATTCATTTTTCCGAAAACAATTATGCAAATATTCGATAAGATCATGAAGCAAATATTTAATAActccatttttatttatttccttTTCACAATGCATAATTAtgggatttttaattttttatttctttcccataaattgaaattttattaatatatcatCATCACGTATAAAAAAACtcgaataaatttaaaaataatcatcatctccattaaaaaattaataaacaaaataatttattgGTCAAAGATTTTCTATTACATtccaaatttattattttattatcataaCTTATTACAAGCTGACCAAATCATATTTCGGAtgtaaatttttaatatttttaataattatttatttatattaactaAAAAGTTTAATATTCGACAAATTTGATTTCAAATTACTATAAAATTTGaatgcattttaattaattttatttatgtgataatacaattttaattattgttaTATTTTATAGACCCTACAAAATTGAAGGAAGATTGCCGTAATTTGCAGATATATATATTCGATTTCTTATACCGCTGATTCCTTCTCTCGGATTGGTGGGAGAGAGAAGCCCCACGCAGAATTTCTCCCTCCCAACGCTGCGGTGGAGGAGATTATTTTTGGATTTGTTGTTCGAGGATGAATATGACTTCTCTAGAAGCTAACGGGATTTCTGTCGTTACGGAGCCACCGCCGGTCTATGTTGCCATGGTTGACCCGTTTCTCGTTGAAGCTCTTCAGAATCCTCGTCATCGTCTGACTAGTAAGTTTGTTTTCTTGTTTCGATGATTTTGTTTGTTTgaagttcaatttttttttggtaTTCGCTCTTGTTTTGGTTGCGTTAATTTGCCCATGGTGTCGTGCTTGAGGTGGATTTATGCTCTTTGTGTCTGGAGAAGTTGGAAGTTATTGAGGTAGATCTAGTGGGGTTTTGGGTATCTGGATTAGGgtgtgttttgttttgttttattgGTTGTGTGGACTTTGGGAATTTTGGGTGCTTGGCTGATTTAGATCTGGGTCGGGAAAAGCTGACGGTGCACTGTACGTTGCAGAGAAACAGAAAGGTGTTGTGTTCTGATTTCCAACATGCTgttgaactaatttttattgcTTGCAGATTTTGTTGGTTGTATCCTGAATTGCGGGAGATAATTTTTTATGGGTGTTGTTTTACTGGTACTGGCTACAATTGTGATTTGCAACTTTGTAGAAGTTCTCCGGATTACATGATTTGTACATTTTTCATTTACTATAAAAGAATGAATTGCTTGTGAATATTATGATTAACATCATATGTTGAATTTGACTTCTTGAGTTACTTCTTTTCAGTAACTATTTGGTTTGTTAAAATTTGATGGATGGATTATTTATCTCAAATGGACAAGTACAGCCTTCCCATATCAATTACAGAAATAATATAACTGATTGACCTTTCTTCTTCTGATGGTTTCTTAGTTGATGAGAACCTGGAGGCAGTTAAGGCCAATAGTGTGAACAATGCAAAGTTAATTTGTTAAAATACTCGGGAAAAAATTGCCTAGCAATTTATCCTATATCGAATATCGATAAATAGAAGGGAATCAGAAACTTGATGTTGCACGGATAATAGTTCATTTGAtcaatgtttaattttttttgtttacttTGCATATAAGCAAGGCAGTATGTTCAGTAGTAAAACATACCAGGTTCAATTCATTTATATTCCTTAACTTCCTCTTTTAAGTTTGTTGTTATTGTTAAATACATAATTTCTATGCATTCATACTTCAGTGGCCTAATAGAGGCAGAGCAACGTAAATCTGATTACCATTAACAAGTCTTCATGGGCCTGCCCTCAAGATATCGGAATTCAATCATGTTTTTCAACTTCTAGTTTTCCTCTCAAAAAATATTAGAATATTTTTCTTTCCAAATATCATAACAGTTTGAAAACGATATTTGGAATTGGCAGTTGGCCAACTGTAAAACTTTATGGAAAAATACTACATTATTTACATTCTCGTAATTATTTTTTTGTGCTTTTGTTTTTGCTGTATTGCTTTCCTTATATATTGAGTTACTGATTGTATAGGATATCTGCTTAGATATTTTTCAATATCTTTTGTCCACTTATATATGATGTAAATTATGTCTGGATTATTTTAGTCCCCATTCCCCAATAATGTGTACCTTTGAAGTTTGTTACATATACTTATTTTCATGGTGCACTTGTGTCGGGGTCAGGGTCGGGGTCGGTGTGTGCAAAATCATCTCTGTGGCTGGTGAGATTTGAACATGATATCATTGTTTTAACTCTTAAGATATTTGAATAATTTCTGTTCACATTattgaaatttatttatttttcctttCTGTTTATTATTTGGATAAagatttctttttctttaataatatttttttggataaagttgatatattttcttttgtaacTATTTACCAGTTCTACGGATGGAACTCGATGTGCAGAAGTTCTTTCAGAATTCTGATCTACAGATGTTTGTCTTTCCGCACTTCCCTACTTCATACCTTCGTCTTGCAGCTCATCGTGTTGCTCAACATTATGGCTTGCAGACCATGATTCAGGATAATGTTGTAGATGGCCAGGGAAGTGGAATTTTGGTTATAAAGAAGGCAGACAGCAAGTTCCCTGCCATCTGTTTATCAGATGTTCCAGCGAAAGAGGCAGAAAATGACAAATCTGATCAAATCAAAATTGTTATAAGGCCTAGAGCTTCTAGAGGTTCCTCAGGTGACGCCAATGAACAGGGGACTAAACGTAGTTCAGTAAGAACTGTGGAAGAAAGGAAGGAGGAGTATGACAGAGCACGGGCTCGTATTTTCCATAGTTCTAGTGGTTCTGAGTCGGAAGATGCGTTAACTCAAGTTGCTTCTGATGTGAGGAATTTGACTCTAGATGAGAATGAGGTTTCAAGGAACCTGGATGTGGATGTTGACAAGAGCATCTGGAGCAGGGATACCGGTAGTTCCTTAAGAGTAGCCATTTTTAGGGACAGGGAAAAAGATCGCACTGACCCTGATTACGATCGCAGTTATGGAAGGTAGTATGAACTTGCATTTCACTTCACACAATTTTTGCTATTTGAATTATTAGGCTGATCTTGGAGGTACCCTTATAGGCTTCTAGTATTGAAATATAAGCTTCAAAAGTCATACCAATGTACTTAATAAATGGATAAGACCGATTAACCTTACTTTTGTGGATGCTTTAGCCGAACCTCCCAATTCTAATGCCCATAGATCGACATTGATAATGTTTTGTTTGCAGTTTGTACTAAAACCAATCTGAGATTCTtctgttttctgatttgatgcAGATATGTTAAAAGCACTCCCAACACTCAAAATTTCAGCTTAGCACCTTGTAATTTGCAGAAATTCCAACCTCCATTCGTCCAGTATGATTCTGTTTTCCCCCAGTTGCATCAAATGCCAGCACCTCAGGCTTCTCTTAACTACAGCAGCCCAGTGATGAGTCCTTACTGTGCCGCAGGAGTGAATCAGACTCCTAGGGATGCTTTATATATGCAATGGCAGCAAACCCAATCCATGATGTATGCACATTCGTATAACCAAATGAGACGCACTCTTTTTCAGGTAAACACCACAATCTAAATTCATCAAACTAGTTTGGATACCTTTTGAATTCAACAAATTTGAATTCCCCCTTCTATTGTTTGTTATAAATCGGTATAATGGATTTCAAATTATCGTCAAATATGGCCGTTCTAAATTATTAATCAAATCCAAACCACGGCATCCAAACACAACCCCGAATCATTTTTGGTGTACTTGTACTTTTTATGTATCTTAGCATTTTTAATGCTGCTGTACCTAGTATTTCTTTCTTTTCACGGAACCATCACAATTTTACATGACTAATGCAGTGCCTTCACAAGCAGTTAATTCATCTGTATATGTATAATCTTTCTTGTAGGCTCCCTTCTGTCAGCAGCCACTGAGTTTTGATTACTCCCAGAATCATTGATGAGGGTCGGAATATTTGGTGGGGGAATGTCTGTATTGATAGGTATCCTTATTAGGTGAAGTGTTGGCAGACAAACTTGGAGTTGTAATTTTGTATCTTTTTACTATTTTTGATTTGATGAAAATACTTTTTGTTAGAACAACAAATTTATgatgatgatttttttttttgctgtgTTATATTATAATTGTCATTGGGGTCGGCtgtattttatttgaaattataTTTCTTGATTATCAAGTGAGGTAAacatattttcgaaaaaaattcaaaagctaCTTCAAATCACAAGTCGATTTTCTGTTTAATGAAAACTAGTGGAGTGAAAGTGCTCGCGCTCCCCGAGATATAGGTGGGTTGACAATTGAAACAATtcattaattaatcaaattctgAGTCTATTGATAAAtgagtatttatttatttatttatttattccacAATTTTAAATTTCTGGGTTTTTTCATTTATTTGTCACAGAATCAGGATTTTACTTTTTAGTGAGGGAAATACATGGCTTGTTAGTTTGAACCCGGTTTatgtattgttttttttttaatgatgttTATGTATTGTTAGATACAAGTATAAACCATAACTGCACACGAGCCCTTCTCCAAGAATCCAGTGAGTGATTAGGTGATGGGATTTGTTTGGATAAATAAAAAGATTCTTCCCAGAATCGTGCTGGTGGAGTAGGTAGTTGGTTCACTTATTATTTAACTCAGATACAACGTTTTTCCCCCATAAATTCGATATgaaccaaataaaaataatatttgattgCTC
Coding sequences:
- the LOC140839484 gene encoding uncharacterized protein encodes the protein MNMTSLEANGISVVTEPPPVYVAMVDPFLVEALQNPRHRLTILRMELDVQKFFQNSDLQMFVFPHFPTSYLRLAAHRVAQHYGLQTMIQDNVVDGQGSGILVIKKADSKFPAICLSDVPAKEAENDKSDQIKIVIRPRASRGSSGDANEQGTKRSSVRTVEERKEEYDRARARIFHSSSGSESEDALTQVASDVRNLTLDENEVSRNLDVDVDKSIWSRDTGSSLRVAIFRDREKDRTDPDYDRSYGRYVKSTPNTQNFSLAPCNLQKFQPPFVQYDSVFPQLHQMPAPQASLNYSSPVMSPYCAAGVNQTPRDALYMQWQQTQSMMYAHSYNQMRRTLFQAPFCQQPLSFDYSQNH